One Polaribacter sp. SA4-12 genomic window carries:
- a CDS encoding SIR2 family NAD-dependent protein deacylase — protein MKKIVVLTGAGISAESGIQTFRDADGLWEGHDVMSVASPEGFAANPELVLDFYNQRRKQLLEVLPNKAHYNLVELEKHFNVEIVTQNVDDLHERSGSKNVTHLHGELLKVRSSANEQNVLNWKKDLFLGDLCAKKSQLRPHIVWFGEMVPMLDKAIEITQKADILVIIGTSMQVYPAASLIDFVKTNTPIYFIDPIPYVSESNFNNLTIIKEVASSGTDKLLELLS, from the coding sequence ATGAAAAAAATAGTTGTTTTAACTGGTGCAGGAATTTCCGCTGAAAGCGGAATACAAACGTTTAGAGATGCTGATGGTTTATGGGAAGGACATGATGTGATGTCCGTTGCTTCTCCAGAAGGTTTTGCTGCAAATCCTGAATTGGTGTTAGATTTCTACAATCAGCGTAGAAAACAATTGTTAGAAGTTTTGCCAAATAAAGCACATTATAATTTAGTGGAATTAGAAAAACATTTTAATGTAGAAATTGTTACACAGAATGTTGATGATTTACATGAGCGTTCTGGAAGTAAAAATGTTACGCATTTGCATGGGGAACTTTTAAAAGTTAGAAGTTCTGCAAACGAGCAGAATGTATTAAATTGGAAGAAAGATTTATTCTTAGGTGATTTATGCGCAAAAAAGAGTCAATTAAGACCACATATTGTTTGGTTTGGAGAAATGGTGCCAATGTTAGATAAAGCAATTGAAATTACGCAAAAAGCAGATATATTGGTCATTATTGGTACTTCTATGCAAGTGTATCCTGCAGCAAGTTTAATTGATTTTGTAAAAACCAATACACCAATTTATTTTATAGATCCTATACCTTATGTTTCTGAAAGCAATTTTAATAATCTAACGATTATAAAAGAGGTTGCAAGTTCTGGTACTGATAAATTATTGGAATTATTGAGTTAA
- a CDS encoding TrmH family RNA methyltransferase: MIDEKLLNYFEGFLTDNRKSLFKKVLENRTRHFAVVLEDIFQPHNASAVVRTADIFGVQDVYAIENKYTNKVSRHVAKGSQKWITSKRYKSDGDNTKICLDNLREKGYQIIATTPHNDSCLLQDFDVTKKSAFVFGVEAEGVSDFVKEQADGFLKIPMVGFTESLNISVAAAIVLQDVTTKLRNSDVDWQLSQEEKEDLYYDWVKKTIKNVDKIEEHYHQNLEK, from the coding sequence ATGATTGATGAAAAACTATTAAATTACTTTGAAGGCTTTTTAACCGACAATAGAAAAAGTCTTTTTAAAAAAGTTTTAGAAAATAGAACTAGACATTTTGCAGTGGTTTTAGAAGATATTTTTCAACCTCATAATGCAAGTGCAGTTGTAAGAACTGCAGACATTTTTGGAGTTCAAGATGTGTATGCTATTGAAAATAAATATACTAATAAGGTTTCTAGACATGTTGCAAAAGGTTCTCAAAAATGGATAACCTCTAAGCGCTATAAATCTGATGGAGATAATACCAAAATTTGTTTAGATAATTTACGTGAAAAAGGATATCAAATTATTGCAACAACACCTCATAACGATTCTTGTTTATTGCAAGATTTTGATGTTACTAAAAAATCAGCATTTGTATTTGGAGTAGAAGCAGAAGGCGTTTCAGACTTTGTTAAAGAACAGGCAGACGGTTTTTTAAAAATACCAATGGTAGGTTTTACAGAGAGTTTAAATATTTCTGTAGCAGCAGCAATTGTTTTACAAGATGTAACCACTAAATTGAGAAACTCTGATGTTGATTGGCAATTATCACAAGAAGAAAAAGAAGACTTATATTATGATTGGGTTAAAAAGACCATTAAAAATGTAGATAAAATAGAAGAGCATTATCATCAAAATTTAGAGAAATAA
- a CDS encoding DUF4258 domain-containing protein codes for MLIKRIGYYLVGLSLGCIAVYFFWQKKKATFDYGMDARTLKTIRLKKRLFSEDAKNAMHKFDIDTLNISTILYTGDVDFGKSNPRQKPCAEYYITGSKELENVSLLVKRCDSSATIEKVIVE; via the coding sequence ATGCTGATTAAAAGAATAGGATATTATTTAGTAGGTTTATCATTAGGTTGTATTGCTGTATATTTTTTCTGGCAAAAGAAAAAAGCTACATTCGATTACGGAATGGATGCAAGAACATTAAAAACAATCAGATTAAAAAAACGTTTGTTTTCTGAGGATGCTAAAAATGCGATGCATAAATTTGATATTGATACTTTAAATATATCTACAATTTTATATACAGGTGATGTTGATTTCGGTAAAAGTAATCCGAGACAAAAACCTTGTGCAGAATATTATATTACAGGTTCTAAAGAGTTAGAAAATGTAAGTTTATTAGTAAAACGTTGCGATTCTTCGGCTACTATTGAGAAAGTAATTGTAGAGTAG
- a CDS encoding alanine dehydrogenase, which yields MSSFSPFSKEELLPQEEMLEIKRQKGELFIGLPKETYLSEKRVCLTPDAVSALCTHGHRIVIETGAGDNANYSDREYSEAGAKISYDIEEAFKCNIILKVAPPTETEIGYMNPQAILISSLQLKTQCKKYFESLAKKRITAVSFDYIKDDHDTYPIVKSLSEIAGTASVLIAAELMSGINKGNGLLLGNIGGVPPSSVVIFGAGTVGEYAARTALGLGARVKVFDNSISKLRKLQHSLNSPIYTSTLQPKSVAKALMRADVAIGAIRGKNRSPICATEEMVETMKEGAVIIDVSIDRGGCFETSNVTTHKTPTFIKHGVVHYCVPNIPARYARTASLSISNILTPYLLNIAEEGGFENAARFDKSLRNGMYFYHGILTNRTVAEWFDLPFRDINLLIL from the coding sequence AGTAAAGAAGAATTACTTCCGCAAGAAGAAATGTTAGAGATTAAAAGACAAAAAGGAGAATTGTTTATTGGTTTGCCCAAAGAAACTTATTTAAGTGAAAAACGTGTTTGTTTAACGCCAGATGCTGTTTCTGCTTTGTGTACTCATGGACATAGAATTGTTATAGAAACTGGTGCTGGAGACAATGCAAATTACTCGGATAGAGAATATTCTGAAGCTGGTGCAAAAATTTCTTACGATATTGAAGAAGCTTTTAAATGTAATATTATTTTAAAAGTTGCTCCACCAACAGAAACAGAAATTGGATACATGAATCCACAAGCAATTTTAATTTCTTCTTTACAGTTAAAAACACAATGTAAAAAATACTTTGAAAGTTTAGCGAAAAAGCGAATTACTGCTGTTTCTTTCGATTATATAAAAGATGATCACGATACCTATCCGATTGTAAAATCGTTAAGTGAAATTGCAGGAACAGCTTCTGTATTAATTGCTGCAGAATTAATGAGCGGAATTAATAAAGGAAATGGTTTGTTATTAGGAAACATTGGTGGTGTTCCTCCTTCTAGTGTTGTTATTTTTGGAGCTGGAACTGTTGGTGAATATGCTGCAAGAACTGCTTTAGGATTAGGTGCAAGAGTTAAGGTTTTTGATAATTCTATTAGTAAATTAAGAAAATTACAACATTCTTTAAATTCGCCAATTTATACATCTACTTTACAACCAAAATCTGTTGCAAAAGCATTAATGCGTGCAGATGTTGCTATTGGAGCAATTAGAGGTAAAAATAGATCTCCTATTTGTGCTACTGAAGAAATGGTAGAAACGATGAAAGAAGGCGCAGTAATTATTGATGTAAGTATCGATAGAGGTGGTTGTTTTGAAACTTCAAATGTAACCACACATAAAACACCAACTTTTATAAAACATGGTGTTGTACATTACTGTGTTCCTAATATTCCTGCGCGTTACGCAAGAACTGCTTCATTATCTATAAGTAATATTCTTACTCCGTATTTATTAAATATTGCTGAAGAAGGCGGATTCGAAAATGCTGCTCGTTTTGATAAAAGTTTACGAAACGGAATGTATTTTTACCACGGAATTCTAACAAATAGAACTGTTGCAGAATGGTTTGATTTACCTTTTAGAGATATTAATTTATTGATATTATAA